Proteins encoded by one window of Chanos chanos chromosome 7, fChaCha1.1, whole genome shotgun sequence:
- the LOC115816207 gene encoding tyrosine-protein phosphatase non-receptor type substrate 1-like, translated as MIKLLLTLVLFGKTGFIRATSIIQAERFKTFMPGETVTLQCSISEVLENYFSWFKQLLGKAPECIISLYAESHEPVLYGDFKNDPRFKVKRQGTDLILTITDAKPSDTGIYYCGARDYDLIVFSDGLFLIYEGKIEETIQQNTSKPIQLGANMNLQCRVHAEICMQDHSVYWFRHGSGESHPGIIYTHGNSGGRCENTSKPDSSTQKCVYNLPKESLSPSDAGTYYCAVATCGKILFGNGTKVELADADSSQIDIKVIILAVSNALCLVIIVMLICVRCKKKSSTLLARLYRRAELCDSEFLWKEIQEKRSGDQGTRSSNLLHCKMIYLQD; from the exons ATGATCAAACTGCTTCTTACACTAGTTCTGTTTGGCAAGACAG GATTTATCAGAGCTACCTCAATCATTCAGGCAGAACGTTTTAAGACTTTCATGCCAGGAGAAACAGTGACTCTACAATGCTCCATCTCCGAGGTCCTTGAAAATTATTTCTCCTGGTTCAAGCAGTTATTGGGGAAAGCTCCAGAATGCATAATTAGTCTTTATGCTGAGTCCCACGAACCAGTGCTTTATGGGGACTTCAAAAACGACCCAAGGTTCAAAGTCAAGAGGCAAGGAACAGACTTAATTTTGACCATTACAGATGCAAAGCCATCCGATACTGGAATCTATTACTGTGGGGCTCGTGATTATGACCTTATTGTGTTTAGCGATGGGCTGTTTCTTATTTATGAGGGTAA AATTGAAGAAACCATACAGCAGAACACATCTAAACCTATCCAGCTAGGAGCAAATATGAATTTGCAGTGTAGAGTCCACGCTGAAATTTGTATGCAAGATCACAGTGTCTACTGGTTTCGACATGGATCAGGAGAATCTCATCCAGGAATTATATACACCCATGGAAACAGTGGTGGTCGGTGTGAGAACACCTCAAAGCCTGACTCCTCTACACAGAAATGTGTCTATAACCTCCCCAAGGAAAGCCTCAGTCCTTCTGATGCTGGGACCTATTACTGTGCTGTGGCCACATGTGGCAAGATACTTTTTGGTAATGGGACTAAAGTGGAACTTGCGG ATGCTGATTCAAGTCAGATTGATATTAAGGTCATCATACTGGCGGTGTCTAATGCACTCTGCTTGGTCATCATTGTAATGCTGATATGTGTGAGGTGCAAGAAAAAGTCTTCAACTTTACTAG CACGGTTATACAGGCGAGCTGAGCTATGCGACAGTGAGTTTCTCTGGAAGGAAATCCAAGAGAAGAGATCTGGGGACCAAGGAACACGCAGCAGTAATCTACTCCACTGCAAGATGATTTACCTGCAGGACTAA